A genomic segment from Comamonas terrigena NBRC 13299 encodes:
- the sucC gene encoding ADP-forming succinate--CoA ligase subunit beta — protein MKIHEYQGKEILRQFGVPVPRGIPAFTVQEAVEAAQKLGGPVWVVKAQIHAGGRGKGGGVKVAKTIDDVKKLSEQILGMQLVTHQTGPEGQKVRRLYIEDGADIKNELYVSLVTDRATQKVALIASSEGGMDIEEVAHSTPEKIVTEMIDPLTGITESQSRKVAAAIGLTGASVDQAVDIFAKIYKCYMDTDASLVEINPLNCDSKGNLIALDAKFNFDSNALFRHPEIVAFRDLDEEDPAEVEASKFDLAYISLDGNIGCLVNGAGLAMATMDTIKLFGGEPANFLDVGGGATPEKVTEAFKIMLKNPKVKGILVNIFGGIMKCDTIATGVITACKAVNLQVPLVVRMKGTNEELGKKMLAESGLPIISADTMAEAATKIVEAVK, from the coding sequence ATGAAGATTCATGAATACCAAGGCAAGGAAATCTTGCGCCAATTTGGTGTGCCCGTTCCCCGCGGCATTCCAGCGTTCACCGTCCAGGAAGCTGTAGAGGCAGCACAGAAGCTGGGTGGCCCCGTGTGGGTGGTGAAGGCGCAGATCCACGCCGGTGGCCGCGGTAAAGGCGGCGGCGTCAAGGTGGCTAAGACCATCGATGACGTGAAGAAGCTGTCCGAGCAAATCCTCGGCATGCAACTGGTGACGCACCAGACCGGCCCCGAAGGCCAGAAGGTCCGCCGTCTGTACATCGAAGACGGTGCCGACATCAAGAATGAGCTGTATGTGTCCCTGGTGACCGACCGCGCTACGCAGAAGGTGGCCCTGATCGCCTCCAGCGAAGGCGGCATGGACATCGAGGAAGTGGCCCATTCCACCCCCGAGAAGATCGTCACCGAGATGATCGACCCGCTGACCGGCATCACCGAATCGCAATCGCGCAAGGTGGCTGCTGCCATCGGCCTGACCGGCGCTTCCGTGGACCAAGCCGTAGACATCTTCGCCAAGATCTACAAGTGCTACATGGACACCGACGCATCGCTGGTGGAAATCAACCCGCTGAACTGCGACTCCAAGGGCAACCTGATCGCTCTGGACGCCAAGTTCAACTTTGACTCCAACGCGCTGTTCCGCCACCCCGAAATCGTGGCCTTCCGCGATCTGGACGAAGAAGATCCTGCCGAAGTCGAAGCTTCCAAGTTCGACCTGGCCTACATCTCCCTGGACGGCAACATCGGCTGCCTGGTGAACGGCGCCGGTCTGGCCATGGCCACCATGGACACCATCAAGCTGTTCGGCGGCGAACCTGCCAACTTCCTGGACGTGGGCGGCGGTGCCACCCCCGAGAAGGTCACCGAAGCCTTCAAGATCATGCTCAAGAACCCCAAGGTCAAGGGCATTCTGGTCAACATCTTCGGCGGCATCATGAAGTGCGACACCATCGCCACCGGCGTGATCACTGCCTGCAAGGCCGTGAACCTGCAAGTGCCTCTGGTGGTCCGCATGAAGGGCACCAACGAAGAGCTGGGCAAGAAGATGCTGGCCGAATCCGGCCTGCCCATCATCAGCGCCGACACCATGGCCGAAGCGGCCACCAAGATCGTCGAAGCCGTCAAGTAA
- the sucD gene encoding succinate--CoA ligase subunit alpha codes for MSIFINKDTKVITQGITGKTGQFHTEKCQEYANGKNCFVAGVNPKKAGESIFNIPIYASVKEAAHNTGATVSVIYVPPAGAAAAIWEAVEADLDLAICITEGIPVRDMLEVRNKMKAKEAAGGKKTLLLGPNCPGLITPDEIKIGIMPGHIHKKGRIGVVSRSGTLTYEAVAQLSELGIGQSSAVGIGGDPINGLKHIDVMRAFNDDPDTDAVIMIGEIGGPDEAEAAQWCKANMKKPIVGFIAGVTAPPGKRMGHAGALISGGADTADAKLAIMEECGFTITRNPSEMGRLLKGLL; via the coding sequence ATGTCGATCTTTATCAACAAAGACACCAAAGTCATCACCCAGGGCATCACCGGCAAGACCGGCCAGTTCCACACGGAAAAGTGCCAGGAATACGCGAACGGCAAGAACTGCTTCGTGGCGGGCGTGAACCCCAAGAAGGCCGGCGAGTCGATCTTCAACATCCCTATCTACGCCTCCGTCAAGGAAGCTGCACACAACACCGGCGCCACCGTGTCGGTGATCTATGTGCCGCCCGCAGGCGCTGCTGCAGCGATCTGGGAAGCCGTGGAAGCCGATCTGGACCTGGCCATCTGCATCACCGAAGGCATTCCCGTCCGTGACATGCTGGAAGTGCGCAACAAGATGAAGGCCAAGGAAGCGGCCGGCGGCAAGAAGACCCTGCTGCTGGGCCCCAACTGCCCCGGCCTGATCACGCCCGACGAGATCAAGATCGGCATCATGCCCGGTCACATCCACAAGAAGGGCCGCATCGGCGTGGTGAGCCGTTCCGGCACGCTGACCTATGAAGCCGTGGCACAGCTGTCCGAACTGGGCATTGGCCAGTCTTCCGCTGTCGGTATCGGTGGCGACCCCATCAACGGTCTGAAGCACATCGACGTGATGCGCGCTTTCAACGACGATCCCGACACCGACGCCGTGATCATGATCGGTGAAATCGGCGGTCCCGACGAAGCCGAAGCCGCACAATGGTGCAAGGCCAACATGAAGAAGCCTATCGTGGGCTTCATCGCTGGCGTGACCGCCCCTCCCGGCAAGCGCATGGGCCATGCTGGCGCGCTGATCTCCGGCGGTGCCGACACGGCCGACGCCAAGCTGGCCATCATGGAAGAATGCGGTTTCACCATCACCCGCAATCCTTCCGAAATGGGCCGCCTGCTCAAGGGCCTGCTGTAA
- a CDS encoding TerC family protein has product MEFLSNADFWIGLVKIVWINIILSGDNAVVIALAARSLPPEQQKKAIMFGSGAAVVLRIVLTVVAAKLLELSFLQVIGGVLLLWIGYQLLSGGEDEEGEAKGTGSMVAAIRTILIADLVMSLDNVIAVAATAQGNMVLLILGLAISIPLVIFGSTLMIKLMERWPVIITFGAALIGWVGGETIVNDNLLHAYTAAHPWLHYTAAAAGAILVVAVGKYMQSRTAKASD; this is encoded by the coding sequence ATGGAGTTCCTGAGCAATGCCGATTTCTGGATCGGCCTGGTGAAGATCGTCTGGATCAACATCATCCTGTCTGGCGACAACGCTGTCGTCATCGCCCTCGCAGCCCGTTCGCTGCCCCCTGAGCAACAGAAGAAGGCCATCATGTTCGGCTCCGGCGCTGCCGTGGTGCTGCGCATTGTGCTGACCGTCGTGGCGGCCAAGCTGCTGGAGCTGTCGTTCCTGCAGGTCATCGGCGGCGTGCTGCTGCTGTGGATCGGCTACCAGCTGCTCAGCGGTGGTGAAGACGAAGAAGGCGAAGCCAAGGGCACGGGCTCCATGGTCGCTGCCATCCGCACCATCCTGATCGCCGACCTGGTGATGAGCCTGGACAACGTGATTGCCGTGGCCGCCACCGCCCAGGGCAATATGGTCCTGCTGATCCTGGGCCTGGCCATCTCCATCCCTCTGGTGATCTTCGGCTCCACGCTGATGATCAAGCTGATGGAACGCTGGCCCGTGATCATCACCTTCGGCGCGGCCCTGATCGGCTGGGTCGGCGGCGAGACCATCGTCAACGACAATCTGCTGCACGCCTACACCGCAGCCCACCCCTGGCTGCACTACACCGCCGCTGCGGCGGGCGCCATCCTGGTGGTGGCCGTGGGCAAGTACATGCAGTCCCGCACGGCCAAGGCAAGCGACTGA
- a CDS encoding TerC family protein translates to MEALLETAFWIGLFKIIWIDVILSGDNAVVIALAARSLPAHQQRKAILWGAGFAIAMRVCLTVVAARLLQFPFLEIVGGLLLLWIGVGLLQGDDSHSGDSGTPGSTSMFAAIRTILLADMVMCLDNVIAVAATAQGNFTLLMLGLAISIPLVVFGSTLMIRLMERWPAIVTLGAALIGWVAGETIANDHVLADFTGTRPWVHYAAAATGAALVLLVGTALQRRKAASAGPGQR, encoded by the coding sequence ATGGAAGCCTTGCTTGAAACCGCCTTCTGGATCGGTCTCTTCAAAATCATCTGGATCGACGTCATCCTCTCGGGTGACAACGCCGTGGTCATCGCACTGGCCGCCCGCAGCCTGCCGGCGCACCAGCAGCGCAAAGCCATTCTGTGGGGCGCGGGCTTTGCCATCGCCATGCGGGTGTGCCTCACCGTCGTGGCGGCCAGGCTGCTGCAGTTCCCGTTCCTGGAAATCGTCGGCGGCCTGCTGCTGCTGTGGATCGGCGTGGGTCTGCTCCAGGGGGACGATTCCCACAGCGGCGACAGCGGTACCCCGGGCAGCACCTCGATGTTCGCGGCCATCCGCACCATCCTGTTGGCCGATATGGTGATGTGCCTGGACAACGTGATCGCCGTGGCCGCCACCGCCCAGGGCAACTTCACGCTGCTGATGCTGGGCCTGGCCATCAGCATCCCGCTGGTGGTCTTCGGCTCCACGCTGATGATCCGGCTGATGGAGCGCTGGCCCGCCATCGTCACCCTGGGCGCCGCGCTGATCGGCTGGGTGGCCGGCGAAACCATCGCCAACGACCATGTGCTGGCCGACTTCACCGGCACCCGCCCCTGGGTCCACTACGCCGCAGCCGCCACGGGGGCCGCCCTGGTGCTGCTGGTGGGCACCGCCCTGCAACGCCGCAAGGCCGCCTCCGCCGGCCCCGGCCAGCGCTGA
- the moaC gene encoding cyclic pyranopterin monophosphate synthase MoaC yields MADQLTHFDAHGQAHMVDVGGKPDTHRIAVAEGRIVMAPATLAIIASGTAKKGDVLGIARIAGIMAAKKTSDLIPLCHPLALTRVAVDFELLDAEHAVQCTATVETHGQTGVEMEALTAVQVALLTVYDMCKAVDKRMCMEGIQVTAKQGGKSDFR; encoded by the coding sequence ATGGCAGACCAACTCACCCATTTCGACGCACACGGACAGGCCCACATGGTGGATGTCGGCGGCAAGCCCGACACCCACCGCATCGCCGTGGCCGAAGGCCGCATCGTGATGGCGCCGGCCACCCTGGCCATCATCGCCAGCGGCACGGCCAAGAAAGGCGATGTGCTGGGCATTGCCCGCATTGCCGGCATCATGGCCGCCAAGAAAACCAGCGACCTGATTCCCCTGTGCCATCCCCTGGCCCTGACCCGGGTGGCCGTGGATTTCGAGCTGCTCGATGCCGAACACGCAGTGCAGTGCACGGCGACGGTGGAGACCCATGGCCAGACCGGTGTGGAAATGGAAGCCCTGACGGCGGTGCAGGTGGCCCTGCTGACCGTGTACGACATGTGCAAGGCGGTGGACAAGCGCATGTGTATGGAGGGCATCCAGGTGACCGCTAAGCAGGGTGGAAAAAGCGATTTCCGCTAG
- a CDS encoding M48 family metalloprotease produces the protein MQLSVRKMPVARILSALGATVLFSFIPASLPPAQAQNVALPRMGDGAELTANDERRLGDSIIRQLYRDPDYIDDPVVHSYVMGIWYPLKEAAAQRGELSPELDERFAWEVLLGRDRSINAFALPGGFLGVHLGLVGAVATRDELASVLAHELSHVTQRHIARLIAQDKRSTPLMVASMILGALAASRSPDAGMAMMMGGQALAVQNQLNFSRDMEREADRVGYGLMAPAGFAPAGFASMFERLQQANRINDNGSWPYLRSHPLTTERMADMQARTQMLGQAAQAQPPTLEHAMVSARARVLTRPGPDALRQWAALPAQHSFTQQTPAQQAGTLYAAIHGLLQLRDLAGAEALLPRLQTLTQGDAAAQRQTLWLAAELALAAERPQQALQRLEQLPPAPPAQHRNPEAERTTLLQRAQALSMLHRSGEMAGALQTWVSDHPQDAAAWQALARASRESGQPLRALRAEAEASVAQYDYAAAVDRFKAGQQLGQRSGAQADHFEASIIDTRLRAVQALLREQTAQR, from the coding sequence ATGCAACTTTCTGTGCGAAAAATGCCTGTGGCGCGCATCCTGTCTGCGCTGGGCGCTACGGTTCTGTTCAGTTTCATTCCGGCCAGCCTGCCTCCGGCCCAGGCCCAGAACGTGGCCTTGCCCCGCATGGGCGACGGTGCGGAGCTGACCGCCAACGACGAGCGGCGTCTGGGTGACAGCATCATCCGCCAGCTCTACCGCGACCCGGACTACATCGACGACCCGGTGGTCCACAGCTATGTGATGGGCATCTGGTACCCGCTGAAGGAGGCCGCCGCCCAGCGTGGCGAGCTGTCGCCCGAGCTGGACGAACGCTTTGCCTGGGAGGTGCTGCTGGGCCGTGACCGCAGCATCAACGCCTTTGCCCTGCCCGGCGGCTTTCTGGGCGTGCACCTGGGACTGGTGGGCGCCGTCGCCACACGCGACGAACTCGCCTCGGTGCTGGCGCACGAACTCAGCCACGTCACCCAGCGCCACATTGCCCGGCTGATCGCCCAGGACAAGCGCAGCACGCCGCTGATGGTGGCCAGCATGATCCTGGGGGCGCTGGCCGCCAGCCGCAGCCCGGATGCCGGCATGGCCATGATGATGGGCGGCCAGGCCCTGGCGGTGCAGAACCAGCTGAACTTCTCCCGCGACATGGAGCGCGAGGCCGACCGGGTGGGCTACGGCCTGATGGCACCGGCCGGTTTTGCCCCGGCCGGCTTTGCCAGCATGTTCGAGCGCCTGCAGCAGGCCAACCGCATCAACGACAACGGCAGCTGGCCCTATCTGCGCAGCCACCCGCTGACCACCGAGCGCATGGCCGACATGCAGGCCCGCACCCAGATGCTGGGCCAGGCCGCCCAGGCCCAGCCTCCCACGCTGGAGCACGCCATGGTCAGCGCCCGCGCCCGCGTGCTGACCCGCCCCGGACCCGATGCACTGCGCCAGTGGGCCGCCCTGCCGGCCCAGCACAGCTTCACCCAGCAGACCCCTGCCCAGCAGGCCGGGACGCTGTATGCCGCCATCCACGGCCTGCTGCAGCTGCGCGATCTGGCCGGTGCTGAAGCGCTGCTGCCCCGTCTGCAGACCCTGACCCAGGGGGATGCCGCCGCCCAGCGCCAGACCCTGTGGCTGGCCGCCGAGCTGGCCCTGGCCGCAGAACGCCCGCAACAGGCTTTGCAAAGACTGGAGCAGCTTCCGCCCGCACCCCCAGCACAGCACCGCAATCCGGAGGCGGAACGCACGACGCTGCTGCAGCGGGCCCAGGCCCTGTCGATGCTGCACCGCAGCGGGGAGATGGCCGGCGCACTGCAGACCTGGGTCAGCGACCATCCCCAGGATGCCGCCGCCTGGCAGGCCCTGGCCCGCGCCTCGCGCGAATCCGGACAGCCACTGCGTGCGCTGCGGGCCGAAGCCGAAGCATCCGTCGCCCAGTACGACTACGCGGCAGCCGTGGACCGCTTCAAGGCCGGCCAGCAACTGGGCCAGCGCAGCGGTGCCCAGGCTGACCACTTCGAAGCCTCCATCATCGACACGCGGCTGCGTGCCGTGCAGGCCCTGCTACGGGAACAGACGGCCCAGCGCTGA
- a CDS encoding phage holin family protein translates to MKLLLNWILSACALLLVASVYSGLQVHSFGSALWAVVVISLLNLLVRPILVVLTLPVTLLTVGLFLFIINGLMFWAAANLLWGLSVSGFWAAVWAAFLYSLLGMVIDSALGRLFP, encoded by the coding sequence ATGAAATTGCTGCTCAACTGGATTCTCAGTGCGTGCGCACTGCTGCTGGTGGCCTCGGTCTACAGCGGACTGCAGGTGCACAGTTTTGGTTCGGCCCTGTGGGCGGTGGTGGTCATCAGCCTGCTGAACCTGCTGGTGCGCCCCATTCTGGTGGTGCTGACGCTGCCGGTCACGCTGCTCACCGTGGGTCTGTTCCTGTTCATCATCAACGGCCTGATGTTCTGGGCCGCCGCCAACCTGCTGTGGGGCCTGAGCGTCAGCGGCTTTTGGGCGGCGGTGTGGGCCGCCTTCCTGTACTCGCTGCTGGGCATGGTCATCGACTCAGCGCTGGGCCGTCTGTTCCCGTAG
- a CDS encoding TerC family protein has protein sequence MDLDFLTHTPFWIALGQIIIIDILLGGDNAVVIALACRKLPPEQRRKGIIYGTAGAIVLRIILIAFAMVLLQLPFLKVVGALLLVWIGMKLIAPEEEGHDNIEGSDKLFAAIKTIIVADLVMSVDNVIAIAGAAQSSGEHQFLLIVLGLLISIPIIVWGSQLVIKLMERYPSIIVAGGMLLGWIAGGMLVTDPLFVVPDQWTWAPKLLEYNAETKMAVFNSSMPIYWIAHIGGALLVLAIGKMAASKKGKAEHA, from the coding sequence ATGGATTTGGACTTTCTCACCCATACCCCGTTCTGGATCGCGCTCGGCCAGATCATCATCATCGACATCCTGTTGGGTGGCGACAACGCGGTCGTGATCGCGCTGGCCTGCCGCAAGCTGCCGCCCGAGCAGCGCCGCAAGGGCATCATCTACGGCACGGCCGGTGCCATCGTGTTGCGCATCATCCTGATCGCCTTCGCCATGGTGCTGCTGCAGCTGCCTTTCCTGAAGGTGGTGGGCGCCCTGCTGCTGGTGTGGATCGGCATGAAGCTGATTGCGCCGGAAGAAGAAGGCCATGACAACATTGAAGGCAGCGACAAGCTGTTTGCCGCCATCAAGACCATCATCGTGGCCGACCTGGTGATGTCGGTGGACAACGTGATCGCCATTGCCGGCGCCGCCCAAAGCTCGGGCGAGCACCAGTTCCTGCTGATCGTGCTGGGCCTGCTGATCTCCATCCCCATCATCGTCTGGGGCTCGCAGCTGGTCATCAAGCTGATGGAACGCTACCCCTCGATCATCGTGGCCGGCGGCATGCTGCTGGGCTGGATTGCCGGCGGCATGCTGGTCACCGACCCGCTGTTCGTGGTGCCTGACCAGTGGACATGGGCTCCCAAGCTGCTGGAGTACAACGCTGAGACCAAGATGGCGGTGTTCAACTCCTCCATGCCCATCTACTGGATCGCCCACATCGGCGGCGCACTGCTGGTGCTGGCCATCGGCAAGATGGCTGCTTCCAAGAAGGGCAAGGCGGAACACGCCTAA
- a CDS encoding DUF3717 domain-containing protein: MHGIHITDIEAAINHWRQRHPSPDGVRLSPEVRALAPVYARLIHAGAQEVNPASLSAAAMQAWLGWYETQPDTPCIAICSTSQGDAQCKGCGRSFGEVQQWLELSPVHKRAVWRRIVAEGTALRFTRYAERAK; the protein is encoded by the coding sequence ATGCACGGCATCCACATCACCGACATCGAAGCCGCCATCAACCACTGGCGGCAGCGGCATCCCAGTCCGGACGGCGTGCGCCTGTCGCCCGAGGTGCGGGCGCTGGCCCCGGTGTATGCGCGGCTGATCCATGCCGGCGCCCAGGAAGTGAACCCCGCCAGCCTGTCCGCCGCCGCCATGCAGGCCTGGCTGGGCTGGTACGAGACGCAGCCGGACACGCCGTGCATCGCGATCTGCTCCACCAGCCAGGGCGATGCCCAGTGCAAGGGCTGCGGGCGCAGCTTTGGCGAGGTGCAGCAGTGGCTGGAGCTGAGCCCGGTGCACAAGCGCGCCGTGTGGCGGCGCATCGTGGCCGAGGGCACGGCGCTGCGTTTCACCCGCTACGCCGAACGCGCCAAGTAA
- a CDS encoding AzlD domain-containing protein yields the protein MSGGEHWIWGYVASLGLAVITLVTRAFFMVPERELPMPEWLKRGLRYAPLAALAAVVAPEIVMSNGQLIHTLVDARLPALVCATAYFWWKRGILGTIVVGMAVYLPLHIGLGW from the coding sequence ATGAGCGGCGGCGAACACTGGATCTGGGGCTATGTGGCCAGCCTGGGGCTGGCGGTGATCACCCTGGTCACGCGGGCCTTCTTCATGGTGCCCGAGCGCGAGCTGCCCATGCCCGAATGGCTCAAGCGCGGCCTGCGCTACGCACCGCTGGCGGCACTGGCGGCCGTGGTGGCGCCGGAGATCGTGATGAGCAACGGCCAACTGATCCACACCCTGGTGGATGCCCGCCTGCCGGCCCTGGTCTGCGCCACCGCCTACTTCTGGTGGAAGCGCGGCATCCTGGGAACCATCGTGGTGGGGATGGCGGTGTACCTGCCGCTGCACATCGGCCTGGGCTGGTAG
- a CDS encoding AzlC family ABC transporter permease: MSEVNVLWQRATGIARQPAFMQGVRDMLGTMPGIAAWGLVTGVAMVKSGMSLPLAVFMTLTIYAGSAQLAVLPLMAVGAPLWVLWFTAFCVNLRFVILSTMWRGFFSHLRLRHRLAIGYFSGDVIFVAFTKRYPEAVKRPEQVPYFWGAALSNWLGWQIPSIAGIYLANVIPLSWGLGFAGVLALLGVLYSMLNDRATWVACAVASLAAVAAFALPLKLNILTAIAAAVSVGLLMEQAERRAARLRPLPAVRPPDPAKGEHHPVLPLDEGSDTASARPHAAAANPAANAAASKERA, encoded by the coding sequence ATGAGCGAAGTGAACGTCCTGTGGCAGCGGGCCACAGGCATTGCACGCCAGCCGGCCTTCATGCAGGGGGTGCGCGACATGCTGGGCACCATGCCCGGCATTGCGGCCTGGGGCCTGGTCACCGGTGTGGCCATGGTCAAAAGCGGCATGTCGCTGCCGCTGGCGGTGTTCATGACGCTGACCATCTATGCCGGCAGCGCCCAGCTGGCCGTGCTGCCGCTGATGGCCGTGGGGGCGCCGCTGTGGGTGCTGTGGTTCACGGCGTTCTGCGTGAACCTGCGCTTTGTGATCCTGAGCACCATGTGGCGCGGCTTCTTCTCGCACCTGCGGCTGCGCCACCGGCTGGCGATCGGCTACTTCAGCGGCGACGTGATCTTTGTGGCCTTCACCAAGCGCTACCCCGAGGCGGTGAAGCGCCCCGAGCAGGTGCCCTACTTCTGGGGGGCGGCCCTGTCCAACTGGCTGGGCTGGCAGATCCCGTCCATCGCCGGCATCTACCTGGCGAATGTGATTCCGCTGTCCTGGGGCCTGGGCTTTGCCGGCGTGCTGGCGCTGCTGGGCGTGCTGTACTCCATGCTCAACGACCGCGCCACCTGGGTGGCCTGTGCCGTGGCCTCGCTGGCCGCGGTGGCAGCGTTTGCGCTGCCGCTCAAGCTCAACATCCTGACGGCGATTGCTGCCGCCGTGAGCGTGGGCCTGCTGATGGAGCAGGCCGAGCGCCGTGCCGCCCGTCTGCGCCCGCTGCCTGCGGTGCGCCCGCCGGACCCGGCCAAGGGCGAACACCATCCGGTGCTGCCGCTGGATGAGGGCAGCGACACCGCATCTGCACGGCCGCATGCCGCTGCAGCCAACCCGGCCGCGAATGCGGCGGCCAGCAAGGAGCGTGCATGA
- the fmt gene encoding methionyl-tRNA formyltransferase, whose amino-acid sequence MKVIFAGTPDFARVALERLLAAGFDVPLALTQPDRPAGRGMKLQASPVKQCALEHGIRVEQPRSLRLDGKYPEDAAAARQALLDAGADVMVVAAYGLILPQWVLDLPPRGCLNIHASLLPRWRGAAPIHRAIEAGDAETGVTIMQMDIGLDTGDMCVLERLPIAQDDTTGSLHDKLATLGGRLIVEALEMSACGGLHRTPQPAEGVTYAHKIEKAESAMDWRLSATVLDRRLRAFTPFPGGSTQLGEETIKLWAAVPEPFDGSAQPGQVLAADAQGVLVACGEGALRLTQLQRAGGKKLAAADFLRGFELPVGSQLQLPHLPEQP is encoded by the coding sequence ATGAAAGTTATTTTTGCCGGCACGCCCGATTTCGCGCGCGTGGCCTTGGAACGCCTGCTGGCTGCAGGCTTTGACGTGCCGCTGGCGCTGACCCAGCCCGACCGCCCCGCCGGCCGCGGCATGAAGCTGCAGGCCTCCCCTGTCAAACAGTGCGCGCTGGAGCACGGCATCCGCGTCGAGCAGCCGCGCAGCCTGCGCCTGGACGGCAAATACCCCGAGGACGCGGCCGCTGCGCGCCAGGCTCTGCTGGACGCGGGCGCCGACGTGATGGTGGTGGCCGCCTACGGCCTGATCCTGCCGCAGTGGGTGCTGGACCTGCCGCCCCGGGGCTGCCTGAACATCCATGCCTCCCTGCTGCCGCGCTGGCGCGGTGCGGCACCGATCCACCGCGCCATCGAGGCGGGGGATGCGGAAACCGGCGTGACCATCATGCAGATGGACATCGGCCTGGACACCGGCGATATGTGCGTGCTGGAGCGCCTGCCGATTGCACAAGATGACACCACCGGCAGCCTGCACGACAAGCTGGCCACGCTGGGCGGCCGCCTGATCGTGGAAGCGCTGGAGATGAGCGCCTGCGGTGGCCTGCACCGCACGCCCCAGCCGGCCGAGGGCGTGACCTACGCCCACAAGATCGAGAAAGCCGAAAGCGCCATGGACTGGCGTTTAAGCGCCACGGTGCTGGACCGCCGCCTGCGCGCCTTCACCCCGTTCCCCGGGGGCAGCACCCAGCTGGGCGAGGAAACCATCAAGCTGTGGGCCGCCGTGCCCGAGCCCTTCGACGGCAGCGCCCAGCCCGGCCAGGTGCTGGCCGCCGACGCCCAGGGCGTGCTGGTGGCCTGCGGCGAAGGTGCGCTGCGCTTGACGCAGCTGCAGCGCGCCGGGGGCAAGAAGCTGGCCGCGGCGGACTTTCTGCGCGGTTTCGAGCTGCCCGTGGGCAGCCAGTTGCAATTGCCACACCTGCCGGAGCAGCCATGA
- the bamE gene encoding outer membrane protein assembly factor BamE domain-containing protein yields MIAHPVLHRLARWVCAAAGMAVVALALTACAVPEWQKPGTPASQILQDMGQPQVRNPLPDGGERWVYSRQPMGQQIYHFDFDSGQRLLSVRQVLNPSDFHQLRPGVDTQDSVYRYFGKPALVEGVANFKGDIWTYRFRENGGDRLAHVFLDPQRVVQRIMFTDEWRNDDDRR; encoded by the coding sequence ATGATCGCCCACCCAGTGCTCCACCGACTGGCGCGCTGGGTGTGTGCAGCGGCCGGCATGGCCGTGGTGGCGCTGGCACTCACCGCCTGCGCCGTGCCCGAATGGCAAAAGCCCGGCACGCCGGCCAGCCAGATCCTGCAGGACATGGGGCAGCCCCAGGTGCGCAACCCGCTGCCGGATGGCGGCGAGCGCTGGGTCTACAGCCGCCAGCCCATGGGGCAGCAAATCTATCACTTTGATTTTGATAGCGGACAGCGCCTGTTGTCTGTGCGCCAGGTGCTCAACCCTTCCGATTTCCACCAGCTGCGCCCTGGCGTGGACACGCAGGACAGCGTCTACCGCTACTTCGGCAAGCCGGCGCTGGTGGAGGGGGTGGCCAATTTCAAAGGCGACATCTGGACCTACCGTTTCCGCGAAAATGGCGGAGACCGCCTGGCCCATGTGTTCCTGGATCCGCAGCGCGTGGTGCAGCGCATCATGTTTACCGACGAGTGGCGCAACGACGACGACCGTCGCTGA
- the def gene encoding peptide deformylase, which produces MALLPILCYPDPRLHKVAQPVAQVDDRIRTQVAHMFETMYDANGIGLAATQVDFHERLIVIDVSQDRDQPLVLINPEILWASEEKQLGEEGCLSVPGIYDGVERSIAVKIKALDEQGQSREIEADGLLAICIQHEMDHLMGKVFVEYLSPLKRNRIKTKMVKQQREAERG; this is translated from the coding sequence CCTATCCTCTGCTATCCCGATCCACGCCTGCACAAGGTGGCGCAGCCTGTGGCCCAGGTGGATGACCGCATCCGCACCCAGGTGGCGCACATGTTCGAGACCATGTACGACGCCAATGGCATCGGACTGGCAGCGACGCAGGTGGATTTTCACGAGCGTCTGATCGTGATCGACGTGTCGCAGGACCGTGACCAGCCCCTGGTGCTGATCAACCCGGAAATCCTGTGGGCCAGCGAGGAAAAGCAGCTGGGCGAAGAAGGCTGCCTGTCGGTGCCCGGCATCTACGACGGCGTGGAGCGCTCCATCGCCGTGAAGATCAAGGCCCTGGACGAACAGGGCCAGAGCCGCGAGATCGAAGCCGACGGTCTGCTGGCGATCTGCATCCAGCACGAGATGGACCACCTGATGGGCAAGGTCTTCGTCGAATACCTGTCCCCCCTGAAGCGCAACCGCATCAAGACCAAGATGGTCAAGCAGCAGCGCGAGGCAGAACGCGGATGA